The Methanomassiliicoccales archaeon genome includes a region encoding these proteins:
- a CDS encoding DUF63 family protein encodes MKYSLFELLADFYMRRKFLIFVIIASFVGFILIIACLFFRDIIWYEFIYRYFWGPIESDKAGQPVGGIYEGYNFLSTLVYGSLLILSIFLMYKICLRFRIDVETNFIVATIPFILFGGISRALEDAYLFNGVIQYLFISPIIYISIIAIFSLTVVAGIFAKRRKEGMQKKFVCLPFCILVGIFLMLHFIAFALFPSNFIFIPPPFLPIAFAALMVVAYCASLRMGSDPLRSSILFAGFFFVLWSTSFVIAFFYSPEWQSIALSRTAHSLGTNPLELLIIPGIAAGVTGCMAAIGFIGKGKTVFLSSPLNLILIFSHLLDGVATYRGIDLYGYAEKHVLPTFFIEIFGSAAIMILIKLVLVILILILIDILFKRELMAYPNLTNIMKFVIIFLGLAPGVRDTLRISMGV; translated from the coding sequence GTGAAATACTCCCTTTTTGAATTACTGGCTGATTTCTATATGCGAAGGAAATTTCTCATTTTCGTTATAATAGCGTCATTTGTGGGTTTTATTCTTATCATCGCATGTCTTTTTTTCAGGGACATCATCTGGTATGAATTTATTTACCGGTACTTCTGGGGGCCCATCGAGTCTGATAAGGCAGGGCAACCCGTGGGTGGGATCTATGAGGGCTATAACTTCCTGAGCACACTCGTCTACGGGTCTTTACTTATTCTCTCGATCTTTCTTATGTATAAGATCTGCTTGCGCTTTCGAATTGATGTGGAAACAAATTTCATCGTAGCCACGATACCCTTCATTCTTTTTGGCGGAATCTCCCGTGCGCTTGAGGATGCTTATCTATTTAATGGGGTGATCCAGTATCTTTTCATCTCACCAATTATTTATATATCGATAATTGCCATCTTCTCCCTTACAGTTGTCGCCGGAATCTTCGCAAAACGAAGAAAAGAAGGAATGCAAAAGAAATTTGTGTGTTTGCCGTTTTGTATTCTGGTTGGTATTTTCCTTATGCTGCATTTCATTGCATTTGCTCTCTTCCCCTCAAATTTCATTTTCATCCCCCCTCCCTTTCTCCCAATCGCTTTCGCGGCACTTATGGTTGTTGCATATTGCGCATCGCTAAGAATGGGATCCGACCCCCTGAGATCGTCGATTTTATTCGCAGGTTTCTTTTTTGTTCTCTGGTCGACATCATTTGTCATCGCCTTTTTCTACTCCCCCGAATGGCAATCGATTGCTCTTTCGAGGACGGCACATTCGTTGGGAACAAATCCTCTCGAGCTCCTTATAATTCCTGGAATCGCGGCAGGAGTGACTGGATGCATGGCCGCGATTGGGTTTATTGGTAAGGGCAAGACAGTTTTCCTTTCATCGCCTTTGAATCTCATTTTAATTTTTTCGCACCTTCTCGACGGGGTTGCCACATATCGGGGCATTGATCTTTATGGTTATGCGGAAAAGCATGTGCTCCCGACATTTTTCATTGAGATCTTTGGGAGTGCAGCGATCATGATTCTGATCAAACTCGTGCTCGTAATCCTCATCCTCATCTTGATCGATATTCTTTTTAAACGGGAATTAATGGCGTACCCCAATCTAACAAATATCATGAAGTTCGTTATAATTTTTCTAGGACTTGCTCCAGGCGTGAGGGATACTCTGCGGATTTCAATGGGCGTCTAG
- a CDS encoding TIM barrel protein yields the protein MVTIEDADKFRHQNWDFAELLIRDQDRKETIEHFLSKDAMCKIIHAPELIHFSGRRMIVDLANEDDEFRESCIKRIAEICEIADSYGLPTVIHPGGVYPYMISDHQVVLERLKTSLESIGGKKWIENMPRFYHLSDKLLHCNILLSPKEYNEIKRHVNGLVLDTSHAYLSTADDGNEMINQYFLELNESIKHVHLSDAIQPAGEGLQIGEGEIRFNFLKRIENLPVLLEIRGGHLNNGIGYMEARKRVESILERDCDLDAH from the coding sequence ATGGTTACAATTGAGGATGCAGACAAGTTTAGGCACCAAAACTGGGACTTTGCCGAACTTCTGATCCGTGATCAAGATCGGAAGGAAACAATTGAGCACTTCCTTTCGAAGGATGCCATGTGCAAAATCATTCACGCACCAGAGTTAATACATTTTTCAGGTAGAAGGATGATTGTCGATCTCGCAAATGAAGACGATGAATTTAGAGAATCTTGCATTAAGAGAATCGCGGAAATTTGCGAGATTGCTGATTCTTATGGCCTGCCTACAGTCATCCATCCTGGCGGGGTTTACCCATACATGATTTCGGATCACCAAGTGGTATTAGAGAGGCTCAAAACATCGCTCGAGTCGATCGGTGGCAAGAAGTGGATCGAAAATATGCCGAGATTCTATCACTTAAGTGACAAATTATTGCACTGTAATATTCTTCTCTCACCAAAAGAATACAATGAGATCAAACGTCATGTGAATGGTCTTGTGTTAGATACGTCTCATGCATATCTATCAACAGCTGATGACGGCAACGAAATGATAAATCAATATTTTCTCGAATTGAATGAATCTATTAAGCATGTTCATTTGTCCGATGCAATCCAACCAGCGGGCGAGGGTCTCCAAATCGGAGAGGGAGAAATTCGTTTCAATTTTTTGAAAAGGATTGAGAATTTGCCGGTCCTACTTGAGATCCGTGGCGGCCACTTGAACAATGGAATCGGATATATGGAGGCAAGGAAAAGAGTCGAGTCGATCCTCGAGAGAGATTGTGACCTAGACGCCCATTGA
- the rfbB gene encoding dTDP-glucose 4,6-dehydratase: MYKRILVTGGMGFIGSNFIRFMIERHPEIEIINLDKLTYAGNPRNLEDINCERVKFVKGDICNGAIVNDLAAKCDAIVHFAAETHVDRSITSASAFIETDVYGTYVLLEAARKQRVKRFIHISTDEVYGEAVTGPSKETDALMPKSPYAASKAGADRLVFSYYCTYGLPAIITRCTNNYGPFQYPEKLIPLFITNAIENKPLPVYGTGKNTRDWIFVRDHCEAIDLLLHSNGFEGEVFNIGSGEEKSVLEIASVILDLLGKPKELITFVPDRPGHVMRHAVDTRKIRDLTGWKPRYSFNDGIEETINWYRKNESWWKEIKSGEFRKYYESQYATIAGIQSSQ, encoded by the coding sequence GTGTATAAGCGTATACTCGTAACGGGAGGCATGGGGTTTATCGGAAGCAATTTTATCAGGTTTATGATCGAGAGACATCCTGAAATTGAAATCATCAATCTCGATAAATTGACATATGCGGGAAATCCGCGCAATCTCGAAGATATCAACTGCGAAAGGGTGAAGTTCGTCAAGGGGGACATATGTAACGGAGCCATTGTCAATGATCTAGCGGCAAAATGCGATGCAATAGTCCATTTTGCTGCAGAGACGCATGTCGACCGTTCAATCACTTCCGCAAGCGCTTTCATAGAAACAGATGTGTACGGCACTTACGTGTTGCTTGAGGCGGCGAGAAAACAGCGTGTGAAGCGGTTCATACATATATCCACGGACGAGGTTTATGGAGAAGCGGTGACAGGACCTTCAAAAGAAACCGATGCGCTCATGCCCAAAAGCCCCTATGCTGCAAGTAAGGCTGGTGCTGATAGACTCGTTTTTTCCTATTACTGTACTTACGGGCTCCCTGCGATCATCACGCGCTGCACGAATAACTATGGGCCATTCCAATACCCAGAGAAACTGATCCCACTTTTCATCACCAATGCCATTGAGAACAAGCCGCTTCCTGTCTACGGCACTGGTAAGAATACAAGAGACTGGATTTTTGTCAGAGACCACTGCGAGGCGATAGATCTCCTCCTCCATTCCAACGGATTTGAAGGCGAGGTGTTTAATATCGGCTCAGGGGAGGAAAAGAGCGTCCTAGAAATTGCCTCGGTCATACTGGATCTGCTAGGAAAACCAAAAGAGCTCATCACCTTCGTTCCAGATAGACCAGGTCATGTAATGAGGCATGCTGTTGATACAAGAAAAATCAGAGATCTAACTGGATGGAAGCCAAGATATAGCTTCAACGATGGGATAGAAGAAACGATTAATTGGTATCGAAAAAATGAAAGCTGGTGGAAAGAAATCAAATCTGGAGAATTCAGGAAATATTATGAAAGCCAGTATGCAACGATAGCCGGTATCCAATCATCACAATAA
- a CDS encoding UPF0179 family protein → MMVIVTLIGERQAKEGAEFTYRGPLTDCRECKLKAVCFNLDAGSVYRITALRDVHHECRIHEDGVRVVEVEKIPVRCAVMQKYALEGSVVTLEEIKCLNIGCDRYRICHPIGMEKNSKCKIAKVIGEINCPEGNKLVEVEVA, encoded by the coding sequence ATGATGGTAATAGTGACATTAATAGGAGAACGCCAGGCAAAGGAGGGGGCTGAGTTCACATATAGGGGGCCTCTGACGGACTGCCGTGAGTGCAAATTGAAGGCCGTTTGCTTCAATCTGGACGCGGGCAGTGTATACAGAATTACTGCACTGAGGGATGTGCATCACGAATGCAGAATCCATGAGGACGGTGTCAGGGTCGTCGAGGTGGAAAAGATTCCAGTAAGGTGTGCCGTGATGCAAAAATACGCACTCGAGGGTTCAGTCGTAACGCTTGAGGAGATCAAATGCCTCAACATCGGCTGTGACCGTTACCGCATCTGCCACCCCATTGGAATGGAGAAGAACAGCAAGTGTAAGATCGCTAAGGTTATTGGTGAAATCAACTGCCCCGAAGGAAACAAACTTGTCGAGGTTGAAGTTGCCTGA
- a CDS encoding cation-translocating P-type ATPase has translation MDCIECAKKIEKVVKEIEGVKQVRVSYTLGKMSVEVEKGKVSTEQLRRSLGLLGYKLEPIQRGEYEDFFTWRNRRLVATVVSGIFLILGIVTEVLLEELKLYFLFYGIAIIIGGYYIARRGIAAVLEKYLDINMLMVIAICGSIAIGSYSEGAAIVFLFSMAEMLESFSIARTRKSIYELMDIAPNRALVRKGGKEEYYDVSDIEIGDIVIIKPGERIPIDGTVISGSSSVDEAPITGESMPITKKPGDQVFAGTLNTSGYLEIEAAKKFRDTVISRIVQLVEEAESEKAPTERFIDRFAKYYTPFIVLVAVLTVVIPPLLFREPFEVWFYRGLVLLVISCPCALVISTPVTVVSAITGATRRGVLFKGGVYLERMGQIPVIAFDKTGTITKGKPEVDEIIPFKNYSEYEVLKLAASAENRSEHHLARAVIAKAEEMRIGIEETDAFESVSGKGVAAVILGNRIFCGSPEFFLEQGIDLSVHKDLIESKTADGKTVVVVGTEREAIGILTIRDAVRPEAREVIQELRALGIRKIVMLTGDSEKVAAGVAEELQLDEYKARLLPEHKVKAIEEYQQKYGSVIMVGDGVNDAPALAKAEIGIAMGVAGTDIALETADVALMGDDLRALSFGIKLSRRASRVIKQNITVSLAVKSIFFVLAFPGFITLWLAILIGDLGTSFAVISNAMRLVR, from the coding sequence ATGGACTGCATTGAATGCGCGAAGAAAATTGAGAAAGTCGTTAAGGAGATTGAGGGTGTCAAGCAAGTCCGTGTTTCCTATACTCTGGGTAAAATGTCGGTGGAAGTCGAAAAGGGCAAAGTTTCAACTGAGCAGCTTAGGAGGTCTCTTGGACTGTTGGGATATAAGCTTGAGCCTATCCAACGGGGTGAATATGAAGATTTTTTTACATGGAGGAACAGAAGACTTGTTGCGACAGTTGTATCAGGCATTTTTCTAATACTTGGGATTGTCACAGAAGTTCTTCTCGAAGAACTCAAACTCTATTTTTTGTTTTATGGAATCGCGATTATTATTGGCGGATACTACATCGCCCGCAGGGGCATCGCGGCAGTTCTCGAAAAATATCTCGATATCAACATGCTCATGGTCATCGCCATCTGCGGCTCAATTGCGATAGGCTCATACTCGGAGGGCGCTGCAATCGTTTTCTTGTTTTCCATGGCAGAAATGCTAGAATCCTTTTCCATCGCCCGTACGAGAAAATCGATTTATGAACTGATGGATATCGCTCCAAACCGCGCACTCGTTCGTAAAGGTGGTAAAGAAGAGTATTACGATGTGAGCGACATCGAAATTGGCGATATTGTTATCATTAAGCCAGGGGAAAGAATTCCAATAGATGGCACGGTGATCTCTGGAAGCTCATCGGTTGACGAGGCACCAATAACGGGCGAGTCGATGCCTATAACGAAAAAACCTGGTGATCAGGTCTTCGCAGGGACATTGAATACATCGGGGTATCTTGAAATTGAAGCTGCAAAAAAATTCAGGGACACAGTCATTTCAAGAATTGTACAGCTGGTTGAAGAAGCAGAGAGCGAGAAAGCTCCGACTGAGCGATTCATAGATAGATTTGCAAAATACTATACTCCCTTCATTGTTCTCGTCGCAGTTCTAACAGTCGTCATTCCTCCTCTGCTTTTCAGAGAGCCGTTCGAAGTCTGGTTTTACAGAGGGCTCGTCCTCCTTGTCATTTCATGTCCGTGTGCCCTTGTGATTTCTACACCCGTTACTGTTGTCTCGGCCATCACGGGCGCAACGAGGCGCGGGGTTCTCTTTAAAGGCGGTGTTTATCTCGAGAGAATGGGGCAGATACCCGTTATCGCGTTTGACAAGACGGGGACGATCACGAAGGGAAAGCCAGAGGTTGATGAAATTATCCCCTTCAAGAATTATTCAGAATATGAAGTACTGAAACTCGCTGCTTCCGCCGAGAACCGATCGGAACACCATCTCGCGCGAGCAGTGATAGCAAAGGCCGAAGAGATGCGGATCGGAATTGAGGAGACCGATGCGTTTGAGTCCGTATCAGGCAAAGGAGTAGCCGCCGTGATCTTGGGGAACAGAATTTTCTGCGGAAGTCCCGAGTTTTTCCTCGAGCAAGGAATCGATCTTTCGGTTCACAAAGATCTCATCGAAAGCAAAACTGCTGATGGCAAGACCGTGGTCGTTGTCGGAACGGAAAGGGAAGCTATTGGGATATTGACAATTCGTGATGCGGTGAGACCCGAGGCCCGTGAAGTTATTCAAGAATTGAGAGCTCTTGGTATAAGAAAAATTGTGATGCTAACCGGGGATAGTGAAAAGGTTGCTGCGGGAGTTGCCGAGGAGCTACAGCTCGACGAGTATAAAGCGCGATTGCTTCCTGAACACAAAGTAAAGGCAATCGAGGAATACCAGCAGAAATATGGCTCAGTTATTATGGTCGGTGATGGTGTCAATGATGCACCTGCGCTTGCAAAAGCTGAAATCGGCATTGCAATGGGTGTTGCAGGGACAGATATTGCGTTGGAGACTGCTGATGTTGCGCTTATGGGGGATGATCTGAGGGCGCTATCATTTGGTATTAAGCTGAGTAGACGTGCTTCTAGAGTGATTAAACAGAATATCACAGTTTCTCTCGCGGTCAAGTCGATTTTCTTTGTCCTTGCTTTTCCTGGCTTCATTACACTTTGGCTCGCTATACTGATCGGTGATCTAGGAACTTCATTTGCTGTTATTTCCAATGCGATGAGACTCGTACGTTAA
- a CDS encoding NAD(P)-dependent glycerol-1-phosphate dehydrogenase, producing the protein MDEGLFTKARSMIFPRHVLAGHGVLDQVPNVCKDFGLTGTALIIAGEKTKKIAGNAVADQLSDRGFDVQFAIVGEATKQNLETTVSIAREVKASFILGVGGGSKIDLAKMTAKELNLEFISIPTSASHDGIASGRASLRNKNGPVSVEAKVPLGVVADTAIILKAPYRLLASGCADVISNSTALMDWEFARRLRNEEFSRSAYALASYTAQTLIENADLIRPNLEESVWIAIRPIIISGISMSVAGSSRPTSGSEHMFSHALDLIAPGKALHGEQCGVGCIMMMYLHGGDWMRIKNALAKIGAPTNASQLGVTREQIIEALVTAHKIRPDRFTILGTSGLTREAAERLATITGVI; encoded by the coding sequence ATGGATGAGGGTCTTTTTACGAAAGCCCGGTCTATGATTTTTCCGAGACATGTCCTTGCGGGCCACGGCGTACTTGATCAGGTACCTAACGTCTGCAAGGATTTTGGGTTGACCGGCACCGCCCTCATCATAGCTGGTGAAAAGACAAAGAAAATTGCGGGGAATGCTGTTGCTGATCAACTTTCAGATCGGGGTTTTGATGTTCAATTTGCCATTGTTGGCGAAGCAACTAAGCAGAACCTCGAAACAACGGTCTCGATCGCTAGGGAAGTAAAGGCGTCTTTCATCCTCGGTGTTGGGGGAGGAAGCAAAATTGACCTAGCAAAAATGACAGCTAAGGAACTGAATTTGGAATTCATCAGCATTCCTACGTCAGCCTCGCATGATGGAATCGCATCTGGGAGAGCCTCTCTCCGCAACAAGAATGGTCCAGTGTCCGTTGAGGCGAAAGTGCCATTGGGCGTTGTTGCAGACACTGCGATCATACTTAAGGCTCCGTACAGGTTGCTTGCTTCAGGATGTGCAGATGTAATTTCCAATTCAACGGCTCTGATGGACTGGGAATTTGCAAGGCGGCTCCGGAATGAAGAATTCAGTAGATCCGCATATGCACTCGCAAGCTATACTGCACAAACACTCATCGAAAATGCTGATCTGATAAGACCAAACCTTGAAGAGAGTGTCTGGATTGCGATCAGACCTATAATCATTTCAGGGATTTCGATGAGCGTTGCCGGAAGCTCAAGACCGACAAGCGGATCTGAACACATGTTTTCACACGCACTGGATCTGATCGCACCGGGTAAGGCGCTTCACGGCGAACAGTGTGGCGTTGGTTGCATCATGATGATGTATCTTCATGGCGGAGACTGGATGAGAATAAAGAATGCGCTGGCAAAGATCGGTGCACCGACAAATGCTTCGCAGCTCGGTGTCACGAGAGAACAGATCATTGAAGCACTCGTCACGGCCCATAAGATCAGACCTGACCGGTTTACTATTCTTGGAACCTCAGGTTTGACCCGTGAAGCCGCTGAAAGACTTGCTACAATTACAGGTGTCATCTGA
- a CDS encoding response regulator, translating to MVIQLRALPKPMKVLMVDDNIEHLSLCSEYLPKDEFILDKALNAAEAMKKIGENGYDLIILDYSLPDIDGLELLKKIKSRGVNVPIIFTTAFDDPRISFEAMKNGVEDYVVKTFEYYKTLRERIIDVFRSD from the coding sequence ATGGTGATTCAATTGCGAGCCTTACCCAAGCCGATGAAAGTATTGATGGTCGATGACAACATCGAGCATTTATCCCTGTGCTCAGAGTATCTTCCAAAGGATGAATTCATTCTAGATAAGGCGCTCAACGCAGCGGAAGCGATGAAAAAAATCGGTGAAAACGGCTACGACCTTATCATCCTCGATTATTCTCTTCCTGATATCGATGGCTTGGAGCTCCTTAAAAAGATAAAGTCTCGGGGAGTCAATGTGCCGATTATCTTCACAACGGCATTTGATGATCCGCGCATCAGTTTCGAAGCAATGAAAAATGGTGTTGAGGACTATGTCGTTAAGACCTTTGAATATTACAAGACCCTCAGAGAACGGATCATCGATGTATTCCGATCTGATTAA
- a CDS encoding ribbon-helix-helix protein, CopG family, with translation MVVISVSISAKELREFDEVAKRLGFTSRSDAVRSALHKFVSLSKLVEGSEGEGFYLVSLAYEKKKKHQVADIMHKHSEMIKSSLHSHFNDRCVEQIIAVGEYSKLRSFTEELSSLKDVRYSVSIV, from the coding sequence ATGGTGGTCATCAGCGTATCTATTTCGGCAAAGGAGCTCCGGGAGTTTGATGAGGTTGCCAAGAGGTTGGGGTTTACGAGCAGGTCGGATGCCGTGAGATCCGCTCTGCACAAATTCGTATCGCTGAGCAAATTGGTTGAGGGAAGCGAGGGTGAAGGGTTCTATCTAGTTTCTTTGGCATATGAGAAGAAAAAGAAGCACCAGGTCGCCGACATCATGCATAAACATTCTGAGATGATCAAGAGTTCATTGCACAGTCATTTTAATGACCGGTGCGTGGAGCAAATCATCGCGGTTGGAGAGTATTCGAAACTTAGATCTTTTACAGAGGAGCTCTCATCTCTCAAGGACGTGAGATACTCGGTGAGTATTGTTTGA
- a CDS encoding PH domain-containing protein has translation MAKINKEFFKYQFSRNQDWLINRILKPGEEVLHVITNCRIKDVYPGKSERTPVGIFMATNQRVVIIIPRFLKEFEVEEYPYDQITSVGPCETRYFSGCVDIVAGRIKRTIYWINPAKEAKLMIEIISERMKMAKET, from the coding sequence ATGGCAAAGATCAACAAAGAGTTTTTCAAGTACCAGTTTAGCAGGAATCAGGATTGGCTGATCAACAGGATTTTGAAGCCCGGAGAAGAAGTTCTGCATGTGATCACGAACTGCCGGATCAAGGACGTATATCCTGGTAAGAGTGAAAGAACACCTGTCGGTATATTTATGGCCACCAACCAGAGGGTTGTGATAATCATCCCCAGATTCCTGAAAGAGTTTGAAGTTGAGGAATACCCATATGATCAAATAACATCAGTGGGACCATGTGAGACCAGATATTTCAGCGGATGCGTCGATATTGTTGCTGGACGAATCAAGAGGACGATTTATTGGATTAATCCTGCAAAAGAAGCCAAATTAATGATTGAAATTATAAGCGAGCGCATGAAAATGGCGAAAGAAACATAA
- a CDS encoding flavodoxin family protein — MKVVGLMGSPRIGGNSDLLLDAALDGARDAGGSVEKIIVEKLDLHGCRECNSCMNDGSCKYHDDMELIYKLIDELDVMIISSPVFFSGVPAQLKMLIDRCQCIWARKFIKREKIGGGKRRVGGIILVGGRQRSHFESLISTFKTFFVSIDVELTSQLTIAGIDKKAAIVDHSTALREARELGWKLVDLVRAKN, encoded by the coding sequence ATCAAAGTTGTTGGCCTGATGGGAAGCCCAAGAATTGGAGGGAATTCTGATCTTCTCCTTGATGCGGCGCTGGACGGTGCGAGAGACGCAGGGGGGAGTGTCGAGAAGATCATCGTTGAAAAACTCGACCTTCACGGATGCAGGGAATGTAATAGCTGCATGAATGATGGCAGCTGTAAGTATCATGACGACATGGAATTGATCTACAAATTGATCGATGAACTTGATGTAATGATCATCTCTTCACCAGTCTTTTTCTCTGGTGTTCCAGCGCAGTTAAAGATGCTGATTGATCGATGCCAATGTATTTGGGCGAGGAAATTCATTAAACGAGAAAAAATCGGTGGCGGGAAGCGAAGGGTTGGCGGGATCATACTTGTTGGGGGGCGGCAGCGATCGCATTTCGAGAGTTTGATCTCGACCTTCAAAACTTTTTTCGTGTCAATCGACGTAGAGTTGACAAGTCAGTTGACGATTGCTGGTATCGATAAGAAGGCAGCGATTGTTGACCACTCGACGGCGCTGAGAGAGGCGAGGGAGCTCGGGTGGAAACTTGTAGACCTCGTAAGAGCAAAAAACTGA
- a CDS encoding molybdopterin-binding protein, with amino-acid sequence MKPLASLIPLDEAKTLVEKFVQPIEREERVPLSDLLLRVLAEDIVSGIDVPPYDRSAMDGYAVRAVDTFSAAKFEPVELRCIGAVHAGEVPSKKVGVGECMQIATGAMIPEGADAVVMVENTERINDVVQIFRAVPPGSNISKKGEDIRAGTVVLRSGEVLTPSKVGVIAALGMSEATVYAKPRVLIVPTGNEVAEVGKPLNPGQVYDINSYTLSSILLENGCVPVAHPIVEDVAEELKTALKKAYEYDMVVLSGGSSAGERDVLEQVITELGRVIFHGVQIKPGKPTIFGLIGNTPVFGMPGYPTACLTNGYVFLLPAARKMARLPKKQEVIGVFPMAKKYAATLGRHQFLTVRVIDGQVYPAFKESGAITSIAHADGWIEIPPNVDIVEKGTKVEVHFF; translated from the coding sequence GTGAAGCCGCTAGCCTCACTGATCCCCCTCGATGAGGCAAAGACGCTTGTTGAGAAGTTCGTTCAACCGATTGAGCGAGAGGAGCGCGTTCCCCTTTCGGATCTTCTCCTTCGGGTACTCGCAGAGGATATCGTCTCTGGAATCGATGTTCCTCCTTACGATCGCTCTGCTATGGATGGTTACGCTGTACGGGCAGTAGATACCTTTAGTGCAGCCAAGTTCGAACCTGTTGAGCTCAGATGCATAGGTGCCGTTCATGCTGGCGAAGTTCCGAGCAAGAAGGTCGGAGTTGGCGAATGTATGCAGATTGCGACAGGGGCGATGATTCCTGAAGGAGCTGATGCTGTCGTGATGGTGGAGAACACTGAACGAATTAACGATGTCGTTCAGATTTTTCGTGCTGTCCCGCCAGGCTCGAATATTTCAAAAAAAGGGGAGGATATCAGGGCTGGCACAGTGGTTTTAAGGAGTGGGGAAGTACTGACCCCTTCGAAAGTCGGTGTCATCGCTGCCCTTGGGATGAGTGAAGCAACAGTCTATGCAAAGCCGAGAGTCTTGATCGTTCCGACGGGGAACGAGGTAGCTGAGGTTGGAAAACCGCTCAATCCTGGGCAAGTCTATGACATTAATTCCTACACGCTTTCCTCAATTCTACTCGAAAACGGATGTGTGCCGGTTGCGCACCCCATCGTCGAAGACGTAGCGGAGGAATTGAAAACTGCTCTCAAGAAGGCCTATGAGTATGATATGGTCGTCCTTTCAGGCGGGAGCTCAGCGGGTGAGAGGGATGTGCTTGAACAGGTGATCACTGAGCTTGGAAGGGTGATATTTCATGGTGTCCAGATAAAACCGGGTAAGCCTACGATATTCGGGTTGATTGGAAATACGCCGGTTTTCGGTATGCCTGGGTATCCCACAGCATGTCTGACAAACGGATACGTGTTTCTACTTCCAGCAGCAAGGAAGATGGCCCGCTTGCCGAAAAAGCAAGAAGTAATCGGCGTATTTCCAATGGCAAAGAAATATGCCGCCACTCTGGGGAGGCATCAATTTTTAACAGTCCGTGTCATCGACGGACAAGTTTATCCAGCCTTTAAGGAATCGGGGGCGATTACGAGCATAGCACACGCTGATGGATGGATTGAGATCCCTCCGAATGTCGACATCGTGGAAAAGGGGACGAAAGTTGAAGTACATTTCTTTTAG